The segment GACTGCGGTTTTACTGGGGCTATCACCAAGGAGAACAGAGATGCCATCACAAGGTATAAAATATCTCTACAGGGAAAGCCATGTAAAATAACAATTTTAGATGCCATGAAtaaacttctggttataccagcaaaacaatCCATTCAACACATAATACACACTTTAaccatcattatttgtaagttgctttggataaaaacGCTTGTCAAATGTAATGTTATCATGTTGTATAACAGCTGAAATGAATCCAAGTACAACTAAAAGTTAGTTTCTGTTATGGCAGGATTTACATTTTTCAACTTCACTGAGAGACTGTGGTTGTGTGTTGGTGTTGTGCTGATATAAGTGGATCTTGCATCTTGTAATCACTGATAAAGGActacaaacacacattttacagCAACAGATTTGGAGCTTCTGTCCCTGACTTTACATCTAAAAGGTGGAATGAACAGTGTtttaaaaccccagcagcactgctgcatctgatcaacttgtaccagcacaacacccatgaacacctcatacaccaccatcatgTCAGTTTTCTGTGCTGATAATAATGGCcgaccacccaaataatacctgctctctgGTGGTTCTGGCtgttgaagaacagagtgaaaggaggataacaAAGTATGCAACAAGGTGATGCTAATTTTCTGCAATGACTGTGTATGGTGCATGTTTGTTTTTGCCTCAAAGATCCATAGTGCTGCATGCAACTTTGCATTTGATGCCAATGCTGAAGCAAGTCCGCAAAGGTCTGCAGACTTACAATTTTGTGGAGGTCCTGGAGGCACATGCCGAACTCTGCCAGCGTTTCTTTGTCCCTGGTTTCACTGATGATGAAAAGGTTTAGTATAAAACTAATCACTAATCAAATTTAGTTTCCAAATGTAGCTTATCAATTATcaaattttaaaaattatttattttacaacaaTTGCCTTGTTTATTTGAatcataatataaaaatgtataatcttggtacagaaatatgttttcctttttaatgaaatatattttcAATAATGTGCTGTCAAAGTTTGTTCATATGTAGCCTTTTACAATAATAAGGGGGAAAATGCCTGATGGTTTATTGTGTATCAGTTAACACAGTGGGGCCTACCTGACCTAAACATATTTGCATATGCCTTTCAGACTGATGCAGATTTCATCATCCAGAATATACTCCCGGAAATGTCTGAGAAGGGGACAATCAGAGAAGCCAGAGAGAGTGCCCTCATCAATTTCTTTCAAGATTTTCTTCAAGAAATTGAAACTGcaggtaggcctggacaataattcgatatcggtatttatcgcgataagaaatgtttcaataacggtgatatcagttttgtggtatatcgatatgtattagaatcacggacaggcgtgttttactggcgtcagctcgccgcagagctcaacacattcagcccccgtagctgggctacgtcagtgcgtgatgacgtaaccacacaggcacgtagccaaataggctaggctaggcaaggctaggttaaaatggctaggctctggtccgcttcgctacgcagcaaaaatgtctcgcgctggagccaaacggagccgggacgagcggatccaaggctacggtagactcggttcggtcggccccggatcctcgaggccggccgcaagtccgctcgctcggccgcgggtcctcgaggccggccgcgggtccgctcgctcggcagtgagcccgctcgctcggccgtgagtccgctcgctcggccgtgaGTCCGCTCGCTCGGCAGTGagcccgctcgctcggccgcgggtccgcttccttgccgctttgctgcaaattgtgccggagagtgcagccgaccagcagcggtaatgttaatacatctaatctgttccaccacttcaagcatcttcactacatacaatatttttcttatactgactgaagcactttaatagattatgttgtaactaagttattcatagttgatagagcctgtaggtttgtttatttgacgggaaaatcttgttgcttttacgtatataaaggcttattgtattctttatcctagttgaaacaattttgttttaatctgttaaatttgttcacagagaataagaagctctgcctctgttttaatttaaagttatttttattggtaatagttatataggcttatgtttgacagggatgtcatgttattattttgctatatgcaaataatattgagcattgatttattttgactacttttatttctaaattattaaagttttttgtgaaaggtttcaaaggcttaaattaaattttcagacagtagtaggtacagatttccgatagatagatcgatagatagatagatagatagatagatagatagatagataggtagatagatagatagatgtgcatataatgagggtatctgatgccagccatacaaaaagtgcaaatacacagttacataataatttaaattcgtagtgctgcagggattgcagggattcttagcagttttctgaggccttcaaagtatttatatcgactgaaatttaaggaatatatcgtgatataaattttggccatattgtccagcactaGCTGCAGGTCAGTACATAAACTGCATTTTCATGTGAAGCACaactatttaaatatttgttttgttcaGTAGAAATGTGATAAATATATTTGAACCACTGTTTAGTAAAAtgcaaatagttaaaaaaaaaaaaaaaaacaagacccaaaatattaaataagatcACTTGTGTTGTAGGTGATGTCCATGAAGAGCAGCCTGAAGCAGACCTTTCCCCTGTAACTGTGCCCTTTGTTATGCAGTGGCTTACTGGTCAGGCACACAAGCCACTTCTTGCCTCTGAACTACACGATTTCCAAATAACACTTATATTTGACCATGAATGTACACAGCGAATGCCAGAACACAAAATATGCTTCCCTGTTGTAAGTGCATGTGCTAAAACTATTACATTTCCTACTGTACATATGACCAGCtatgacacatttaaaacagtcatGGTACAGGCTATTCAGGCTGACCATGGATTCCACAGAGTTTAAAGGGGAATAAATGCCTTTCTTGGATTAAATCACAAATAACCACTGGTTTCCAGCTCTTCAGGACCAGAATTGCACAAATGTTGTTATAAAATCACCTCAGTGTTAACTGGTTGAAAAACAATTGTCTTTTGTACCTGCAGTTCTCAACTCTGGACCTGCCCATTTCCCTTTTTCCATTTAGAGTGAGTGTATTGAATCAGTCTCGCTTTTAtaagtaattattaatttacatgcCAACATACCTTTTTAATCAGTTTGTATGTTTACAAAAAGCATTTTAAGACAAAACTGTTTAAACTTGTTGTGGTTATCTGAATAttttcatgaaataaaaaaatagcaagtTTTAAAACCTGTATGTGTAACGAGTGAGCagaagggaggcggacgtttaagcgggtaagacataactttaataaataataaacaaacaaataaacaaataggggaATGACgaaaataaatatgtacataaacaaacaaggaataacgataaacagaatataacaaaacacggctagggatatatacaggggtaactacataaatatatacaaaataaacaaagaaacaaacaggaactaaacgtgactagaaaataAACGTGAACACaactaacaagaaataaacaagggcgTATAAATGCAAAAACCAAGAAACGAGGGATAACAATAACtaagcgagacagacaacacgggaaggtgcaaagaccgacagcaaacattaacaaagggagactatttatagcaacatgaaacacagaacacctggaaaggggcggagttacaaattagacacacgtaatggaaaataacagtggaaacaccggggaaacagagggaaacctggcgagggcgtaacagtATGCTTTATTGAAAAATTTCATTCATGCAACATTCATGTTAACTGCACATTTGCACAAATCTGAAACTTATACCTCCTGCTGAAAATAAGACATGCTTtaaatttgcatttatttttttgtttgcattcatttatttattataacaacGTTCAAATTATTACAAATTTAACGATGTATAACATAATATAGTACCACCAAGTAAATATCCCGTCCATGCTGCTGTGAAGGTGCTGTCGGTGGTATGGCTCTTTCAAGTTCTGCCTTCTGTTCCTCAGTAAGTGGGCATTCAACAGGTGGAACAACAATCCCCCCGGACAACTCTTCAGGGAGTGTAGTAGTAGTGTTGTCAAGATCAAGGCCTTGCATATACTGCATATTTTCTGGGGGAGGTACAGGACTACTAAGGAATCCCAGTTCCCACATCTGGTTTGGGGATGAATTCCCTTCTGTGCGGATGGGATGATTATTCCAACCATTTGTAAAGGCATCAAGGCTGGCCTGAAGTCTTGGCAAGAACACATACTGAGCACAGAACAAGTGCAAGCTGTTGGATGGATCCAGTAAACCGTCCTCTTCAAGGGTATGCAAAACATCATAAAAGATATTTGTGACTGACATCCAGATATCACGCCACAGCCGTTCTATTCTGGGGGGGAAAACGTGCAAACAATTCAAGCATCACTGCAAACTTcgaatgttaaaatattttacaaaaacaagAAGAGACCCAGTTCTCAAAAAGCTTCAATGAAAATTCTTAATTAAATAGATACTATACTATCTACACTGCTCAAGGTGAGGGAGgaactaaaaaactaaatctaaaattaataattaaatcatAAGCTTACCTGGAACCTGTTGAATTGTAATTGAggaaaaaagtaattatttaaacaatcagCTTATACAGGGAACTAAAGAAGTCATTTCTACTGAAATAATGTTGCTTACCTTTGGTTATGCACACTTTTGCCAGACATGTAACTTCCCCTACCACAGCCACGGACAGAGAACATGCACCTTGCAATGTCTACATTCTCTACGCCTTGGTCCCCTCTGACCctagatataataaaaatatatatataaaaaaagttttacttttttttaggacattaaattatgattaatttaatttctgaatTAAATGCATCTTGCCTTAGTGGAACACCATGTCTCTCCACAGATTGCAGAAAGAAACCAAGAGCAGTGCATGCCTTGTTGTTTGTTGCAGCACCTAGGTACATGACCTAATACACATTTACAGAACTTGTTAGTAGGCCTGCTACTGTTATTGCCTAATAGtatgataaattattttaatcatatCCACTTATTTCACCCTAAttcttatattaatatatttacatcaaCACCATTGTGTTGATGGAAAAGTgtagaaacaaatacaaaatgaacATTTGGACATTGCAGACATGGCAAATTTAAGACAATGATAAAGGATTGTGACCGGCCTAAATATTCCTTATTGCAGTTATACTTGCAGCATTtcacaactaataaaaaaaaaaaagaaatgacctTTCTTGAGTAGCCATCAATGCCACCGAAGATCACCATGCCATATCTGATGAAAGAgaacaatttaataaattaccattttcacagaaaaaaaaaaaaaacattttactcctggtggggtttggggggggggggggggggttgtcctAGCTAAGAAGCTAACAATTCTTCATACCTGATAAGCTTGTGATTTGTGTCAATGTGGACAAGATGGAGGGGGCCACGGACTGAGTATGTCCTCCTTACGACACACCTCAGCTGTGTCATTCTCAAAAGCACTCCAGCAGAGTCCACACGATGCATGGAATCCCACACCCTTCTCCATTGCACACGATGACCCAATGCTTGCAGCCTTCCCTTCATCATTCTGTGTCCGATGTTTGGACTTTCAGCCTTCACTGATCTAACAAGGTTGTCCAACTGATCATCTGATAACATGCTATATGTGAGTGAAATCCCATATTCTTGGAGTTtccttttgatggtctttgttgaGACACAGAAGAGATGGGCAATGCAAGGTATTGGTAAATGCATTTTCACTAATCTTTCAAGATGTTCTCTGGAGATGATAAAGCGAGGGCATCCTCGTTCTCCATATTCCATGCCTACAGAAATGGATGGTGTACCATTATGTGGCACATGCATCTCAACAACAGATTTCAAGGTTGTCAGTGCACAAAGCACTTCAGGTATTGAAATCTGGGCAGATACAGAGGTAAGAAAGAGAAGTTCGTGGTTGCACACAAACAGTAAGTAGTCCAGATCTAAGGGCTGACGATCTAAAAAATTTTACAATTTATGAAGCAGCCTTTGCATAATCATCCTTTCCAGTAGAGCAGGATCAGAAACAGCCACAGAGACCTAAAAAAGAGAAAGGCTATTAATTGCCttactaattatatatatatatatatatatatatatatatatatatatatatatatatatatatatatatatatatagagagagagagagagagagagagaaaatacagaatactgtatatatagtgagAATACAGTAATGACAGATTTACTTGTACGTAGTTATAAAATAAAGATCTTCAATTTTAATGTGTGTTCTTATGTAGTTACCCTATACAGATTATTAACAAAGGGTGGGGGGGTAAGAAGAGAGAACGctaaccgagagagagagagagagagagagagaaacgttaacggagagagagagacacttacagagagagggagacgcaGACGCtaacagagagggagagggagagagacgctaacagagagagagaacgctaacagagagagggagacgctgagagagagagagagcgcgagagaaacgctaacagagggagagagacgctgagagacagagagcaggggtgttagctaggtagctaaccaGCTATCCTACATTAGCTCCATCCGTGTGTATGACGGTGGCTGCTTGCAGACTCTAACATGACCGCTGGTTGAGTTAGATTAAAGTAGAGTTAATCtgatttataaattaaaaatgtgaatttagGGGATGCAACCCCAGCACGACCTGCCCAGGAAATCGTTTGGTTGTACGTTGGAGCACACTAGCTAGCCGACTACAGGCTAGACGTTATTGTACTGTTTTTTGTCCTAGCTAACTGGCTACAAACACAGCTTAATATAACAACGAAGACAACagtattatataattcagtaattaggtaaaaaaaaaaattataagcttcaatttataaactataaatacCTGTTGTTCGGCCTGGTTAGCGTCCGTCATGACGACCGGTCGAGTTGGCGGGCTGCGcggcagaggctccagctgatgacgtGAACCTTCAATAACCCGCCTTTTCACTGTGGCCACTCCCCCTTTCCTCTCTCCACACCCCAcacgtcaaaaaggggtcaaaaaagactcgcaaacaaaaccgaggaacgcaaaggagggaacgtattgcaaaaataaaagagggacgcaaaacgcaaagaaaaaatggtgttgcaaaagattcattataaaaatatcacaagtgaaaaaaaataatttatgttctcttctttgtttgcaatattagattttttttgcaattcgtggagattttttttcacaatagttttattttctcgtcagcattaaagaccccaatttgactccatatgATTGAACTTATGTATGTAGGTGCACTCCACTATAGTACTGCATACTGTAAACATCTAGTGTAGTGACTAAAAGCCTAGTACATACAGTACCTGTTGTGTTCTCTGAAGGCCCGAACAATGGTGGCCTCTGAGAATCTGCTGAGGTTAGGTTGGACTCGTTGTCCAGCTTCGGTCATTGTCATGCCGTGGACAATGACATGGTCAATGACTGTTGCTCtcctttcatctgaaattaaaatgcgTAGTCTTGCTGGCCCTCCTtctcctctccctccttctcctctccctccttctcctctCCCTCCTTGCCCTGCTCCTCTCCCTCCTCTGACACGAACTCCTCTTCTTCTGCCTTGATCATCCATTTTTGTTTGGAACCTTCAGCAAACTGACTTATATAGGTGTGGTCAAATCATTTGCAACAGGTGTTTTCAATTATGAGTCGTTGTGTTTACTGAATGACACCagggctccctatttactagttagggcactattgagtatgtcagtcatttttctttgagtgtccgaatcataaggggggattcgaatgtgattttgagggcactaaaaactcccataatgcatcatgatttatagtaaacttcgctgcttactaagcgagctgaatgtgtcccaaaatggtttgcgggtctcgctactaagcaacagatgaGCCACCAGTGTTGCCAgattacagtgggattcagattactgagaaaaccacccaaacagctgatgtttgttatattaacaatattacagggtttattccaacatgatctttactaaaataccataaatatcttaaatatcgctgattacaaaaaatgatatttaaatgagtttatctgcatatttgtattatgtgttttgtgccttgtatcattggacacacgaaacaaaaacgtaaaaacagtacataaaaataaccttacaagcaatgaaagaaagaaataacttactcacatataataacgaacataaacacagcttcaaatttccatcagcaggactaaaagctctgtctctgcagggttagatatctaactataacactgatgagtaccctttccatcagcagcactaaaagctctgtctctgcagggttagatatctaactataacactgatgagtaccctttccatcagcagcactaaaatctctgtctctgcagggttagatatctaactataacactgatgagtaccctttccatcagcaggactaaaagctctgtctctgcagggttagatatctaactataacaccgccgagttaaatttccaaactctttacaatTGGTAGTTCTGTTCACCTGtcaatcacagcgtttcctccagacaatttcagatacaactcgacatttggcatgaaaccacccaatctggcaacagtgcgagccggtgtacgctgctatttttaaggttttcttcatgtagttcaataatgtgaggatcatcttctaaacagcgtaaatataacaaacagataaatgacttcatgatcagctcagagcttcactaactgtaattcagagctcagttcagtgtgtttatggagttttaaacacggctcagcccctctctcacctgtgtgtgtttatgtgaccggtgctggcgcatgataatgattcactccagttttac is part of the Astyanax mexicanus isolate ESR-SI-001 unplaced genomic scaffold, AstMex3_surface scaffold_37, whole genome shotgun sequence genome and harbors:
- the LOC103030238 gene encoding uncharacterized protein LOC103030238, yielding MNDMDKGFFRVAGEVFSVSLAQGGPSPCFLRKWCYDVISTGELDESKLSKDDYNLIKQVEEASDLSPWSNAIIDCGFTGAITKENRDAITRSIVLHATLHLMPMLKQVRKGLQTYNFVEVLEAHAELCQRFFVPGFTDDEKTDADFIIQNILPEMSEKGTIREARESALINFFQDFLQEIETAGDVHEEQPEADLSPVTVPFVMQWLTGQAHKPLLASELHDFQITLIFDHECTQRMPEHKICFPVVSACAKTITFPTVHMTSYDTFKTVMVQAIQADHGFHRV